Part of the Sporosarcina sp. FSL K6-2383 genome is shown below.
AGATGTTTCCGCTGAACTTAATTCAGCAGAAGTCCTCTACTTCTATAAATGGTGGAATGAATGCAGAATAACCATTCTATTCAGTGGGTTCAAATCCCTGCTGAATTAAGTTAGCCTCCGGCGGATGTCACAAATTTTGAAGGGAGTTAATTGCGGGCAGTCTAAGTTCGCGACGTCCTGTCGCAACGCCTGCATACCCACGTCCTGTGGGCACAATTCAAAATTTGGACGCAATTACGCCGAGGCGTAATTGATTAGGTAAGGAGGAAGCAACAATGGATATTTACAAATTACATTATCCGGGAACGATTGACATTGATAGTACAGAACAGTACTCGCTGGCCATTGGTTTTTTCGATGGCTTACATAAAGGCCATCAGACGGTCATTGCTGAAGCAAAAAAGAAGGCAGTAGAACTTGGTATTCGTTCAGCTGTGATGACATTCGACCCACACCCATCGCATTTATTCGGAGATGGAAACAAAAAGGTGGGTTATATTACGCAATATCCAGAGAAGGCACGCTTAGTGGAGGAAATGGGGATTGATGCACTTTTTATCGTAACATTTGACTGGGCCCTTGCTTCGCTTTCACCTAAGCAGTTTGTGGATATTTTCATGAAAGGGCTACGGATTAAGCACGTCACAGCTGGATTTGATTACACCTTTGGTTCAAAGGGTGCTGGCACGATGGAACAGATGGCGGAATTGGCGGACGGGGCTTTCGGCACGACAGTTATTGATAAAGTGACGGATCATGATGAAAAAGTTTCTTCGACGCGTATTCGTCAGTTACTGGCTGAAGGGAACGTTGAGGAAACGGCGGAGCTGCTTGACAGGCCGTTCCGAACGGTTGGTGTCGTTGTTGACGGCGAAAAACGTGGGCGACTACTTGGTTTTCCAACCGCAAATGTTTTACCTAAGCCGGATACAGTGTTGCCGGCTAACGGTGTCTATGCTGTGCGATTCACAACAGATGGCATAACGCGCAATGGTGTATGCAGTGTTGGTGTAAAACCAACCTTCCATGAATCGAGAATACCGCCTATAGTAGAAGTGAATGTCCTTGACTTTGACGGTGATTTATATGGAAAAGAAGCAGCTGTTGATTGGATACAGTATTTACGACCAGAGGAGAAGTTTGACTCAGTGGACGCATTGATTAAACAAATGGTTGTAGATAAACAGCAAGCAAGAGAAATCCTTGAACTAACAGAAGATCCTGCTGGTTCAAGTTAAGCCTTCGACGGATTAGCATTAAAGTGATTGTTGCAATTCAAAAATAGTCATGGTATCATAAGTGAGTGCTAATGTGCACGAACCATTCCTTGGCAACACGAATCACCAACGTTTGCTCGGGATTAGGGGATATTTCATTATTTGGAGGTGAAAAGGATGGCTATTACACAAGAACGTAAACACGAATTGATCAACGAATTTAAAATTCACGATACTGACACTGGATCTGCAGATGTTCAGATCGCTGTCCTTACAGAAGAGATCAATAACTTAACAGAGCACCTTAAAACTCATAAGAAAGACCACCACTCACGTCGTGGACTTTTGAAAATGATTGGTACTCGTCGTAGACTTCTTCGTTTCCTACGTGATACAGAAGTACAACGTTACCGTGATCTTATTGCTAAACTCGGCCTACGCCGTTAATAAGACAATCTGAAAAGCGAGCCTCGTGCTCGCTTTTTTTTTATGTTCTTGAAAAAGATTAGGGGAATTTTTGGGGAGGTAACCGAGTTCTCGTATTTCGTAGCTGAGTTCCTTGAAAAGGTAGCTCAGTTTTGCCGAGATAACCGAGTTACTGTATTTCGTAGTAGAGTTTGTTGAAAAGGTAACCCAGTTTGGTGAATAGGTAGTCCAGTTTTACTGGGGTAACCGAGTTCTCGTATTTCGTAGTAGAGTTCCTTGAAAAGATAGTCCAGTTTCGTCGAGGTAGTCGAGTTAGCATCTTTCGGAAGAGATATAACAAAAAATACAAGCCCCGCAGTATAAATTTACTGTGGGGCTTGTCCTCTTTATAGGGATTCAAATCATCAAGCGTGCTTGAGCTCGCGTAGATCAGTTTCTTGTTCAAGGGAGCGAAGAGCTAATGAGCCAAGAATTTTTTCATGACGCTCTTGCCCTTGTTTAAGTGACATCACACTGCCAGTCGCTTTATGAACATCCATTGTTAACGATTCCATCCTAGCGTCTGTTTCCTCTTGGCGGTCGTAAATGGCACGTGTCAATTGGTGTAGCTCACCTTGACCAGACTCAAGAACCTGTACATCTGTTTTAAGCTTGTGCATGTCCGTTTTAAGTACTTCTACATCCGTTTTAAGCACTGCTACATCGACTTTGAGTTCATGTACATCTGTTTTAAGCGCTGCTATATCCGTTTTAAGGGACTGAATATCCTCTTTGATTGGCTGCAGAGCTTCTTGCAGAGCATCATCAATCACTGTTTTTAACAATAATTTAAGTTCATTATTGTTCAAGTAAACCATTCCTTTCGTTAGTAGTTGTAAACCTCGATTGTGTTGGGATCTATTTTTATCCATGGATTTTATGAACAATTTTTAGTTTTTAATAAAAGAATGCTTTGGGGCGCATTCCCGTCTATTATATCATATTTCCTGTTGATTCGAGGTGTGAATTGGGTTTTATTTTACATAATTTAAAATAGAGACACAGT
Proteins encoded:
- the rpsO gene encoding 30S ribosomal protein S15 — protein: MAITQERKHELINEFKIHDTDTGSADVQIAVLTEEINNLTEHLKTHKKDHHSRRGLLKMIGTRRRLLRFLRDTEVQRYRDLIAKLGLRR
- a CDS encoding bifunctional riboflavin kinase/FAD synthetase gives rise to the protein MDIYKLHYPGTIDIDSTEQYSLAIGFFDGLHKGHQTVIAEAKKKAVELGIRSAVMTFDPHPSHLFGDGNKKVGYITQYPEKARLVEEMGIDALFIVTFDWALASLSPKQFVDIFMKGLRIKHVTAGFDYTFGSKGAGTMEQMAELADGAFGTTVIDKVTDHDEKVSSTRIRQLLAEGNVEETAELLDRPFRTVGVVVDGEKRGRLLGFPTANVLPKPDTVLPANGVYAVRFTTDGITRNGVCSVGVKPTFHESRIPPIVEVNVLDFDGDLYGKEAAVDWIQYLRPEEKFDSVDALIKQMVVDKQQAREILELTEDPAGSS